A stretch of Crossiella cryophila DNA encodes these proteins:
- a CDS encoding class I mannose-6-phosphate isomerase: protein MKPVLLEANQPERFYRGGAAIAELRGAVNAAEWGPEDWVASTTTLFGQHTAGLAALPGGELLRSAIEAAPEAWLGAEHVAEFGANPALLVKLLDAGQRLPVHCHPSDSFAASHLDCRFGKTEAWVVVGTTGADPVVYVGFREGVDEATVAAWVASQDTSTMLHALNEVPVKAGDTVFVPAGLPHAIGAGVFIVELQQPTDFSVLLEWTGFAEEGDSSVHLGLGFEAALGCVDRSGWAAKRLDGLVRHTADQRGPSVDLLGEQSLEFFRADRVHTESPVEFDPGFAVLVALEGSGGLSTQTGGSLELVRGNTVVLPHAAGSCRVDGDLVLVRCRPPIVGGSTS, encoded by the coding sequence GTGAAGCCCGTCCTGCTGGAGGCAAACCAGCCCGAACGGTTCTACCGCGGCGGCGCGGCCATCGCCGAGCTGCGCGGGGCCGTGAACGCCGCGGAGTGGGGGCCGGAGGACTGGGTCGCCTCCACCACCACGCTGTTCGGTCAGCACACCGCGGGGCTGGCCGCCCTGCCCGGTGGCGAGCTGCTGCGGTCCGCGATCGAGGCAGCGCCGGAGGCCTGGCTGGGCGCCGAGCACGTGGCCGAGTTCGGTGCGAACCCGGCGCTGCTGGTCAAGCTGCTGGACGCGGGGCAGCGGCTGCCGGTGCACTGCCACCCCTCCGACTCCTTCGCGGCCAGTCACCTGGACTGCCGCTTCGGCAAGACCGAGGCGTGGGTGGTGGTGGGCACCACCGGGGCGGATCCCGTGGTGTACGTGGGTTTCCGGGAGGGTGTGGACGAGGCGACGGTGGCGGCCTGGGTGGCCAGCCAGGACACCTCGACCATGCTGCACGCGCTGAACGAGGTGCCGGTCAAGGCCGGGGACACCGTGTTCGTGCCGGCCGGGCTGCCGCACGCGATCGGCGCCGGGGTCTTCATCGTGGAGCTGCAACAGCCCACCGACTTCTCGGTCCTGCTGGAGTGGACCGGATTCGCCGAGGAGGGTGACTCCTCGGTGCACCTCGGCCTCGGTTTCGAGGCCGCTCTCGGCTGTGTCGACCGGTCCGGCTGGGCTGCCAAGCGCCTGGACGGACTGGTGCGGCACACCGCTGACCAGCGTGGTCCCTCGGTGGACCTGCTGGGCGAGCAGTCGCTGGAGTTCTTCCGCGCGGACCGCGTGCACACCGAGTCGCCGGTGGAGTTCGACCCCGGTTTCGCCGTGCTGGTCGCGCTGGAGGGTTCCGGCGGCCTGTCAACGCAAACCGGTGGCTCGCTGGAGCTGGTCCGCGGCAACACCGTGGTCCTGCCGCACGCCGCCGGATCGTGCCGAGTGGACGGCGACCTGGTGCTGGTGCGCTGCCGTCCGCCGATCGTGGGAGGTTCAACGTCATGA
- a CDS encoding ATP-binding cassette domain-containing protein, translating into MTALLEARDLVKHYGSVEALRGASFELRAGEVVSLIGDNGAGKSTLVKCLSGAEQPDSGQILLDGKEVSLDRPTTARELGIETVYQDLAVAPDLDPAANLFLGRELRRGGLLGKLGMLDKKEMRRQAATHFTQLGVSLQSLDVPIGSLSGGQRQSVAVARSVAWASKLVFMDEPTAALGVVQRERVLDVIRRVRDNGIAVVLISHNMPEVLKVSDRIEVLRLGRRVARFDAARTTLEELVGAMTGALTQEDAA; encoded by the coding sequence ATGACCGCGCTGCTGGAAGCGCGTGACCTGGTCAAGCACTACGGCTCGGTGGAGGCCCTGCGCGGCGCCTCCTTCGAGCTGCGGGCCGGTGAGGTCGTCTCGCTCATCGGTGACAACGGCGCCGGCAAGTCCACGCTGGTCAAATGCCTCTCCGGGGCGGAGCAGCCGGACTCGGGGCAGATCCTGCTCGACGGCAAGGAGGTCAGCCTTGACCGGCCGACCACCGCGCGCGAGCTGGGCATCGAGACCGTGTACCAGGACCTCGCGGTCGCACCGGACCTGGATCCGGCGGCCAATTTGTTCCTCGGCCGGGAGCTGCGCCGCGGCGGACTGCTCGGCAAGCTCGGCATGCTGGACAAGAAGGAGATGCGCCGCCAGGCGGCCACCCACTTCACCCAGCTCGGGGTGTCCCTGCAGAGCCTGGACGTGCCGATCGGCTCGCTCTCCGGCGGGCAGCGGCAGAGCGTCGCGGTGGCCCGCTCGGTGGCCTGGGCCAGCAAGCTGGTGTTCATGGACGAGCCCACCGCCGCGCTCGGCGTGGTGCAGCGGGAACGGGTGCTCGACGTGATCCGCCGGGTTCGGGACAACGGCATCGCGGTGGTGCTGATCAGCCACAACATGCCCGAGGTGCTCAAGGTCTCTGATCGCATCGAGGTGCTGCGGCTGGGTCGCCGGGTGGCCCGGTTCGACGCGGCGCGGACCACGCTGGAGGAACTGGTCGGCGCCATGACCGGCGCGCTGACCCAGGAGGACGCGGCATGA
- a CDS encoding ABC transporter permease codes for MTNDTAKTPADSGQFINEGTRPLARRLASANTLWIGLVLLVLLVVFSALRPDSFLTLFNFQQLFIEASVLLVLAVGMTYVIITAGIDLSVGSVLVFAGVVGAQVMEAMSPGGDATNAGVEVILVGFLITIVGGAAWGLLNGLLIAKAKIPALIVTLGSFGAALGAAQLLTDGVDVRTVPTLLRDWLGFGATGIVPNLVIVAVLVTAVGAWLLATTRFGRYTLAIGSNPEAARRSGIKVDRHLVLIYTYVGALAGLAGFMSLAYYGTTTISGHTTENLNAIAAVVLGGTSLFGGVGSVIGTVIGVFIPTVLKKGFLIIDVPQFWQPVAIGAVLVAAVWFDQLRRRARNSR; via the coding sequence ATGACCAACGACACCGCCAAGACCCCCGCGGACAGCGGTCAGTTCATCAACGAGGGCACCCGGCCGCTGGCCAGGCGGCTGGCCAGTGCCAACACCCTGTGGATCGGGCTGGTCCTGCTGGTGCTGCTGGTGGTCTTCAGCGCGCTGCGGCCGGACAGCTTCCTCACCCTGTTCAACTTCCAGCAGCTGTTCATCGAGGCATCGGTGCTGCTGGTGCTCGCGGTCGGCATGACCTACGTGATCATCACCGCCGGGATCGACCTGTCCGTCGGGTCGGTGCTGGTCTTCGCCGGTGTGGTCGGCGCGCAGGTGATGGAGGCGATGAGCCCTGGTGGCGATGCCACCAACGCGGGCGTCGAGGTCATCCTGGTCGGCTTCCTGATCACCATCGTCGGCGGCGCGGCCTGGGGCCTGCTCAACGGGTTGCTGATCGCCAAGGCCAAGATCCCGGCGCTGATCGTCACGCTGGGCTCCTTCGGCGCGGCACTGGGCGCGGCCCAGCTGCTCACCGACGGGGTGGACGTGCGCACCGTGCCGACCCTGCTGCGGGACTGGCTGGGCTTCGGCGCCACCGGCATCGTGCCGAACCTGGTGATCGTCGCGGTGCTGGTCACCGCGGTCGGCGCCTGGCTGCTGGCCACCACCCGGTTCGGCCGGTACACCCTGGCGATCGGCTCCAACCCGGAGGCGGCCCGCCGCTCCGGGATCAAGGTGGACCGGCACCTGGTGCTGATCTACACCTACGTGGGCGCGCTGGCCGGGCTGGCCGGCTTCATGTCGCTGGCCTACTACGGCACGACCACGATCAGCGGGCACACCACGGAGAACCTCAACGCGATCGCCGCGGTGGTGCTGGGCGGCACCTCCCTGTTCGGCGGGGTCGGTTCGGTGATCGGCACGGTGATCGGGGTGTTCATCCCGACCGTGCTCAAGAAGGGCTTCCTGATCATCGACGTCCCGCAGTTCTGGCAGCCGGTGGCGATCGGCGCGGTGCTCGTCGCGGCGGTCTGGTTCGACCAGCTCCGCCGCCGGGCGCGAAACAGCAGGTAG
- a CDS encoding ABC transporter substrate-binding protein, translating into MNASRTALTMGAALATVLALAACGGGKIGETPGGTPQANNKKLALLPGVKGEPFYISMECGAKEEAGKLGYELSVQAPEKFEAALQVPIVNSVLAAKPSGVLIAPTDDTALGTPMKQLTSAGIKVVEVDTKLKDRTVATSAISSNNKQGGQLAAQTLAKLIGEKGSVLVINTKAGTSTTDARAAGFEEEIKKYPNIKYVGQKYSDNEPSQAANIVSAQIAATPDLAGVFATNLNSGEGAAAGLRNANKRGEVKLVGFDASPKQVDGLRNGDVQALIAQDPAGIGRQGVQQVVNALDGKPTTKEIETNLVAITKDDMDSKKEYFYRTSC; encoded by the coding sequence ATGAACGCATCACGGACCGCGCTGACGATGGGGGCCGCGCTGGCTACCGTGCTCGCGCTCGCGGCCTGCGGCGGCGGCAAGATCGGGGAGACCCCCGGCGGGACTCCGCAGGCCAACAACAAGAAGCTGGCGCTGCTGCCAGGGGTGAAGGGCGAGCCGTTCTACATCTCGATGGAGTGCGGCGCCAAGGAGGAGGCAGGCAAGCTCGGCTACGAGCTGAGCGTGCAGGCCCCGGAGAAGTTCGAGGCCGCGCTGCAGGTGCCGATCGTGAACAGCGTGCTGGCCGCCAAGCCCTCCGGTGTGCTGATCGCGCCGACCGACGACACCGCGCTCGGCACCCCGATGAAGCAGCTGACCAGCGCCGGGATCAAGGTCGTCGAGGTGGACACCAAGCTGAAGGACCGCACGGTGGCGACCTCGGCGATCTCCTCCAACAACAAGCAGGGCGGTCAGCTGGCCGCGCAGACCCTGGCCAAGCTGATCGGCGAGAAGGGCTCGGTCCTGGTGATCAACACCAAGGCCGGCACCTCCACCACGGACGCCCGCGCCGCGGGCTTCGAGGAGGAGATCAAGAAGTACCCGAACATCAAGTACGTCGGCCAGAAGTACAGCGACAACGAGCCCTCCCAGGCCGCCAACATCGTCTCCGCCCAGATCGCCGCCACCCCGGACCTGGCCGGTGTCTTCGCCACCAACCTGAACTCCGGTGAGGGCGCCGCGGCGGGCCTGCGCAACGCGAACAAGCGCGGCGAGGTCAAGCTGGTCGGCTTCGACGCCAGCCCGAAGCAGGTCGACGGCCTGCGCAACGGCGACGTGCAGGCATTGATCGCGCAGGACCCGGCGGGCATCGGCCGCCAGGGCGTGCAGCAGGTGGTCAACGCGCTGGACGGCAAGCCCACGACCAAGGAGATCGAGACCAACCTGGTCGCGATCACCAAGGACGACATGGACAGCAAGAAGGAGTACTTCTACCGCACCAGCTGCTGA
- a CDS encoding low temperature requirement protein A, with protein MRPWYRPMAARDATEAHRAATPLELLFDLCFVVAVAAAAAGLHHGLSENHLGSGVLGYVLVFFAIWWAWINFTWFASSYDTDDVPYRLTVLIQIAGGLVMAAGVSLAYEQNFTVITIGYLVMRVAMIVQWLRAARADPPRRACAHRFALGIALVQLGWIGRLFLPESLFLPGFLLLAVLEMLVPVWAERRGPTPWHPHHIAERYGLFTLIVLGESVLAATTAIRAGLSAQQHIPILVSVAVAGLVILFSLWWLYFDQPAPALNSLGKTLSWGYGHYLIFASAAAVGAGLSVAVDYDLHRAHLSTAAAGFATTVPVAVFLLSVWLLHIGPRSGGVLSFGFPVTAVLVLGSTYSGAPIHVTAGLLAVLVAVNVVSRGRTASPAATARTADQPPAG; from the coding sequence ATGCGACCCTGGTACCGGCCGATGGCCGCCCGCGACGCCACCGAAGCGCACCGCGCGGCCACCCCGCTGGAACTGTTGTTCGACCTGTGTTTCGTGGTCGCGGTGGCCGCCGCGGCAGCCGGACTGCACCACGGCCTGAGCGAGAACCACCTCGGCTCCGGCGTACTCGGCTACGTGCTGGTGTTCTTCGCGATCTGGTGGGCCTGGATCAACTTCACCTGGTTCGCCTCCAGCTACGACACCGATGACGTGCCCTACCGGCTGACTGTGTTGATCCAGATCGCCGGTGGCCTGGTGATGGCGGCCGGGGTCTCGCTGGCCTACGAGCAGAACTTCACCGTGATCACCATCGGTTACCTGGTGATGCGGGTGGCCATGATCGTCCAGTGGCTGCGCGCGGCCAGGGCCGATCCGCCGCGCCGGGCCTGCGCGCACCGGTTCGCGCTGGGTATCGCGCTGGTGCAGCTGGGCTGGATCGGCAGGCTGTTCCTGCCCGAGTCACTGTTCCTGCCCGGGTTCCTGCTGCTCGCGGTGCTGGAGATGCTGGTGCCGGTCTGGGCCGAGCGGCGCGGCCCGACCCCGTGGCACCCGCACCACATCGCCGAGCGCTACGGCCTGTTCACGCTGATCGTGCTGGGTGAGTCGGTGCTGGCCGCGACCACCGCGATCCGCGCCGGCCTGTCCGCCCAGCAGCACATCCCGATCCTGGTCTCGGTGGCCGTGGCCGGGCTGGTGATCCTGTTCTCGCTGTGGTGGCTGTACTTCGACCAGCCCGCACCCGCGCTGAACAGCCTGGGCAAGACCCTGAGCTGGGGCTACGGCCACTACCTGATCTTCGCCTCGGCGGCCGCGGTCGGCGCGGGCCTGTCCGTGGCGGTGGACTACGACCTGCACCGCGCGCACCTGTCCACGGCGGCCGCGGGCTTCGCGACCACGGTGCCGGTGGCGGTGTTCCTGCTCAGCGTGTGGCTGCTGCACATCGGTCCGCGCAGTGGCGGCGTGCTGTCCTTCGGGTTCCCGGTCACCGCGGTGCTGGTGCTGGGCTCGACCTACTCCGGCGCGCCGATCCACGTGACCGCGGGCCTGCTGGCGGTGCTGGTGGCGGTGAACGTGGTCAGCCGCGGACGAACCGCGAGTCCCGCGGCGACAGCCCGGACCGCGGACCAGCCGCCCGCAGGATGA
- a CDS encoding ATP-grasp domain-containing protein yields the protein MSRRALVMPPRVRATSGGLVAAAEARGLPVLRPDQAEPGHCHYYGGPLVADTLALDLALLEPPDDWLPGLPTEFTARRITAGTLGTTSLTGPTFVKPPSAKHLPPRVYRDQADLTAAATGLPADTPLLLSEVTAFAAEYRLYVLDGEIHTGSRYLTWGNLDPAALAADPESARVLDFARTLLATHAETLPSAVVLDIGLTGPPTDPRRRPAVVEANLAWFTEPYQSDVDRALEVILRAAGPRSGLSPRDSRFVRG from the coding sequence GTGAGCCGCCGCGCGCTGGTCATGCCGCCGCGCGTGCGCGCCACCAGCGGCGGGCTGGTCGCCGCGGCGGAGGCCCGTGGCCTGCCGGTCCTGCGCCCTGACCAGGCTGAGCCCGGCCACTGCCACTACTACGGCGGCCCGCTCGTCGCCGACACCCTGGCCCTGGACCTGGCCCTGCTCGAACCCCCGGACGACTGGCTGCCCGGCCTGCCGACCGAGTTCACCGCCCGCCGGATCACCGCAGGCACCCTCGGCACGACCAGCCTGACCGGCCCGACCTTCGTGAAACCACCCAGCGCCAAGCACCTGCCACCGCGGGTCTACCGGGACCAGGCCGACCTGACCGCCGCCGCCACCGGCCTGCCCGCGGACACCCCGCTGCTGCTCAGCGAGGTGACCGCGTTCGCGGCCGAGTACCGCCTCTACGTGCTCGACGGCGAGATCCACACCGGCTCCCGCTACCTGACCTGGGGCAACCTCGACCCGGCCGCCCTGGCCGCCGATCCGGAGTCCGCACGCGTGCTGGACTTCGCCCGCACCCTGCTGGCCACCCACGCCGAGACCCTGCCCAGCGCGGTGGTCCTGGACATCGGCCTGACCGGGCCGCCGACGGATCCCCGGCGGCGGCCCGCGGTGGTCGAGGCGAACCTGGCCTGGTTCACCGAGCCCTACCAGTCCGATGTGGACCGGGCCCTGGAGGTCATCCTGCGGGCGGCTGGTCCGCGGTCCGGGCTGTCGCCGCGGGACTCGCGGTTCGTCCGCGGCTGA
- the meaB gene encoding methylmalonyl Co-A mutase-associated GTPase MeaB, whose translation MGRVVDVPELVEQAREGQPRAVARLISLVEDASPHLRAVAAALAPHTGRAQVIGLTGSPGVGKSTSTSALVTAFRQAGKRVGVLAVDPSSPFSGGALLGDRIRMQDHATDPGVFIRSMATRGHLGGLSWATPQALRVLDAAGCDVVLIETVGVGQSEVEVVALADTTVVLLAPGMGDGIQAAKAGILEIADVFVVNKADRDGADATVRDLKYMISLGRKEIRGAMWRQPIVKTVASRAEGVPEVVTALLDHRVWMTEHGELDQRRQRRAEAEIEAIALAELRSRLGDLRGGTALTDLGKRVAEGELDPYTAADELVAGLRG comes from the coding sequence ATGGGCAGAGTCGTCGACGTCCCCGAGCTGGTCGAACAGGCCCGGGAGGGTCAGCCGCGCGCGGTCGCGCGGCTGATCTCCCTGGTCGAGGACGCCAGCCCGCACCTGCGCGCGGTCGCCGCGGCACTGGCCCCGCACACCGGCCGCGCGCAGGTCATCGGTCTCACCGGATCCCCTGGCGTCGGCAAGTCCACCTCGACCTCCGCGCTGGTCACGGCGTTCCGGCAGGCGGGCAAACGGGTCGGCGTGCTCGCGGTGGACCCGTCCTCCCCGTTCTCCGGCGGCGCCCTGCTCGGCGACCGGATCCGGATGCAGGACCACGCCACCGACCCCGGCGTGTTCATCCGCTCCATGGCCACCCGCGGCCACCTGGGCGGACTGTCCTGGGCCACCCCGCAGGCCCTGCGGGTGCTGGACGCGGCAGGCTGCGACGTGGTGCTGATCGAGACCGTCGGCGTTGGCCAGTCCGAGGTCGAGGTGGTCGCGCTGGCCGACACCACGGTGGTGCTGCTGGCCCCCGGCATGGGTGACGGCATCCAGGCGGCCAAGGCCGGGATCCTGGAGATCGCCGACGTGTTCGTGGTGAACAAGGCCGACCGGGACGGCGCGGACGCCACGGTGCGCGATCTGAAGTACATGATCTCGTTGGGGCGCAAGGAGATCCGCGGCGCGATGTGGCGGCAGCCGATCGTCAAGACGGTGGCCAGCCGGGCCGAGGGCGTGCCCGAGGTGGTCACCGCGCTGCTGGACCACCGGGTGTGGATGACCGAGCACGGCGAGCTGGACCAGCGCCGTCAGCGCCGGGCCGAGGCCGAGATCGAGGCCATCGCACTGGCCGAGCTGCGCAGCCGGCTCGGCGACCTGCGCGGCGGCACCGCACTCACCGACCTGGGCAAACGAGTGGCCGAGGGCGAGCTGGACCCCTACACCGCCGCGGACGAACTGGTGGCGGGACTGCGCGGGTGA
- a CDS encoding acetyl-CoA C-acetyltransferase, protein MSGSVIVAGARTPMGRLLGSLKDFSGAQLGGVAIKAALERAGVAPEAVQYVIMGQVLTAGAGQMPARQAAVAAGIPMSVPSLSINKVCLSGLDAIALADQLIRAGEFDIVVAGGQESMTQAPHLLPKSRSGFKYGDVTLQDHMAHDGLFCAFDQVAMGASTEKYNQRYGLTRAEQDAFAARSHQRAAAATANGIFEQEIAPVAIPQRKGDPVLFSTDEGVRADTTVDTLGKLRPAFASDGTITAGSASQISDGAAAVVVMSKAKAEELGLTWLAEIGAHGVVAGPDASLHEQPSNAIKAACAKDGIDPAELDLIEINEAFAAVGVVAARQLGLDEAAADAKVNVNGGAIALGHPIGMSGARVVLHLALELQRRGGGVGAAALCGGGGQGDALVIRVPSA, encoded by the coding sequence GTGTCTGGTTCGGTCATCGTCGCCGGAGCCCGTACCCCGATGGGTCGGCTGCTCGGCTCGCTCAAGGACTTCTCCGGCGCCCAGCTGGGCGGGGTGGCCATCAAGGCCGCGCTGGAGCGGGCCGGGGTCGCGCCGGAGGCCGTGCAGTACGTGATCATGGGTCAGGTGCTGACCGCGGGCGCCGGGCAGATGCCGGCGCGGCAGGCCGCGGTGGCCGCGGGCATCCCGATGAGCGTGCCCTCGCTGAGCATCAACAAGGTGTGCCTGTCCGGCCTGGACGCGATCGCGCTGGCCGACCAGCTCATCCGCGCCGGTGAGTTCGACATCGTGGTGGCCGGTGGCCAGGAGTCGATGACCCAGGCCCCGCACCTGCTGCCGAAGTCCCGCTCCGGGTTCAAGTACGGCGATGTGACCCTGCAGGACCACATGGCGCACGACGGCCTGTTCTGCGCCTTCGACCAGGTCGCGATGGGTGCCTCCACCGAGAAGTACAACCAGCGCTACGGCCTGACCCGCGCCGAGCAGGACGCCTTCGCCGCCCGCTCGCACCAGCGCGCCGCCGCGGCCACGGCCAACGGGATCTTCGAGCAGGAGATCGCGCCGGTGGCCATCCCGCAGCGCAAGGGCGACCCGGTCCTGTTCAGCACGGACGAGGGCGTGCGCGCGGACACCACCGTGGACACCCTGGGCAAGCTGCGCCCGGCCTTCGCCTCCGACGGCACCATCACCGCGGGCTCGGCCTCGCAGATCTCCGACGGCGCGGCCGCGGTCGTGGTGATGAGCAAGGCCAAGGCGGAGGAGCTGGGCCTGACCTGGCTGGCCGAGATCGGCGCGCACGGCGTGGTGGCCGGGCCCGACGCCAGCCTGCACGAGCAGCCCTCGAACGCGATCAAGGCCGCCTGCGCCAAGGACGGCATCGACCCGGCCGAGCTGGACCTGATCGAGATCAACGAGGCATTCGCCGCGGTCGGCGTGGTCGCCGCCCGTCAGCTCGGCCTGGACGAGGCCGCCGCGGACGCCAAGGTCAACGTCAACGGCGGCGCGATCGCGCTGGGCCACCCGATCGGCATGTCCGGCGCCCGCGTCGTGCTGCACCTGGCGCTGGAGCTGCAGCGGCGTGGTGGCGGCGTCGGCGCGGCCGCGTTGTGCGGTGGCGGCGGCCAGGGTGACGCGCTGGTGATCCGGGTACCGTCTGCCTGA
- the mce gene encoding methylmalonyl-CoA epimerase gives MQPELGKFVTAIDHVGIAVPDLDEAIAFHRETFGLEVAHQETNEEQGVREAMLRAPGDVTGATQIQLLAPSRPDSTIAKFIGRSGPGLQQLAYRVTDIEAACAAIKAKGLRLLFAEPKRGTSDSRINFIHPKDAGGVLVELVEPAKNGH, from the coding sequence ATGCAGCCGGAACTCGGGAAATTCGTCACCGCGATCGATCACGTGGGCATCGCCGTGCCCGACCTGGACGAGGCGATCGCCTTCCACCGCGAGACCTTCGGGCTGGAGGTGGCGCACCAGGAGACCAACGAGGAGCAGGGCGTGCGGGAGGCCATGCTGCGCGCCCCTGGCGATGTCACCGGCGCGACCCAGATCCAGCTGCTCGCGCCGTCCCGGCCGGACTCGACCATCGCCAAGTTCATCGGCCGCAGCGGCCCCGGCCTGCAGCAGCTGGCCTACCGGGTGACCGACATCGAGGCGGCCTGCGCGGCGATCAAGGCCAAGGGCCTGCGGCTGCTCTTCGCCGAGCCCAAGCGCGGCACCTCGGACAGCCGGATCAACTTCATCCACCCCAAGGACGCCGGCGGCGTGCTGGTCGAGCTGGTGGAACCGGCCAAGAACGGCCACTGA